A single region of the Pseudomonas mandelii genome encodes:
- a CDS encoding GntT/GntP/DsdX family permease, producing MTLSFGYWLLVYAAIAIIALIVLIARYRLNPFIVITLVSIGLALLAGMPASGVVGAYEAGVGKTLGHIALVVALGTMLGKMMAESGGAEQVARTLIDRFGEKNAHWAMVCIAFLVGLPLFFEVGFVLLVPIAFTVARRVGVSILMVGLPMVAGLSVVHALVPPHPAAMLAVQVYGASVGQTLMYAILIGIPTAIIAGPLYAKFIVPRIQLPAENPLERQFLDREPRDSLPGFGITMATILLPVVLMLIGGWANLISTPGSGFNQFLLFIGNSVIALLLATLLSFWTLGIAQGFSRESILKFTNECLAPTASITLLVGAGGGLNRILVDAGVTDQIVSLADEFHLSPLIMGWLFAALMRIATGSATVAMTTASGIVAPVAIGLGYPHPELLVLATGAGSVIFSHVNDGGFWLIKEYFNMTVAQTFKTWTVLETIISVVAFALTVGLSYLI from the coding sequence ATGACCCTGTCCTTCGGCTATTGGCTGTTGGTGTATGCCGCCATCGCCATCATTGCCCTGATCGTTCTGATCGCCCGTTACCGACTCAATCCGTTCATTGTCATTACCCTGGTCTCCATCGGCCTCGCGCTGCTGGCGGGCATGCCAGCGTCCGGGGTGGTCGGCGCTTACGAGGCCGGGGTTGGCAAAACCCTGGGGCACATTGCCCTGGTGGTGGCGCTGGGCACGATGCTCGGCAAGATGATGGCCGAGTCCGGCGGTGCCGAGCAGGTGGCGCGGACCTTGATCGACCGTTTTGGCGAGAAGAACGCGCACTGGGCGATGGTTTGCATCGCCTTTCTGGTCGGGCTGCCGCTGTTCTTCGAGGTCGGTTTTGTATTGCTGGTGCCGATCGCCTTTACCGTGGCCCGGCGGGTTGGCGTGTCGATCTTGATGGTCGGTTTACCGATGGTCGCTGGCTTGTCGGTGGTGCATGCGCTGGTGCCGCCGCACCCGGCCGCGATGCTGGCGGTGCAGGTGTATGGGGCGTCGGTCGGACAGACCTTGATGTACGCGATTCTGATCGGCATTCCGACCGCAATCATCGCAGGTCCCTTGTACGCCAAGTTCATCGTGCCGCGCATTCAACTGCCGGCGGAAAACCCGCTGGAACGCCAGTTCCTCGACCGCGAACCGCGCGACAGCCTGCCGGGTTTCGGCATCACCATGGCGACCATTCTGTTGCCGGTGGTGCTGATGCTGATCGGTGGCTGGGCCAACCTGATTTCCACGCCGGGCAGCGGTTTCAACCAGTTCCTGCTGTTCATCGGCAACTCGGTGATCGCGCTGCTGCTGGCGACGTTGCTGAGTTTCTGGACCCTCGGCATCGCCCAAGGCTTCAGCCGCGAATCGATCCTCAAGTTCACCAACGAATGCCTGGCGCCGACCGCCAGCATCACCTTGCTGGTCGGCGCCGGCGGTGGCTTGAACCGGATCCTGGTGGACGCCGGGGTCACCGATCAGATCGTCAGCCTGGCCGATGAATTTCACCTGTCGCCGCTGATCATGGGCTGGCTGTTTGCGGCGTTGATGAGGATCGCCACCGGTTCCGCCACCGTGGCCATGACCACCGCGTCAGGCATCGTCGCGCCGGTGGCCATCGGTCTGGGGTATCCGCACCCCGAGTTGCTGGTGCTGGCGACCGGCGCCGGGTCGGTGATTTTTTCCCACGTCAACGACGGCGGCTTCTGGTTGATCAAGGAATACTTCAACATGACCGTTGCCCAGACCTTCAAGACCTGGACGGTGCTTGAAACCATTATTTCGGTGGTGGCTTTCGCGCTGACCGTGGGTCTTTCTTACCTGATCTAA
- a CDS encoding SulP family inorganic anion transporter, producing MKPKRLRADVLAGLTTSFALLPECIAFALVAHLNPLMGLYGAFIICTLTALFGGRPGMVSGAAGSMAVVIVALVVQHGVQYLLATVLLGGLIMLAFGLLRLGKLVRMVPHPVMLGFVNGLAIIIALAQLEHFKDGETWLSGTPLYLMTGLVVLTMAIVYLLPRLTRAVPPALVAILSVGLAVYLLGLPTRTLGDMAHIAGGLPTFALPDIPWSLDTLRIIAPYAILMALVGLLETLLTLNLTDEITESRGFPDRECVALGAANMVSGVFGGMGGCAMIGQTVINLSSGGRGRLSGVVAGVLILLFILFLSPLIERIPLAALVGVMFVVSQQTFAWASLRVVNKVPLNDVLVIVAVTVITVFTDLATAVLCGIIIAALNFAWQQARELYADAHLEADGSKHYHLHGTLFFASTTPFLNQFDPANDPPVVTIDCRHLSFVDYSAIAALKTLRERYAKAGKHLRVLHLSERCKKLLKRARVNHD from the coding sequence ATGAAACCAAAACGTCTGCGCGCCGATGTCCTGGCCGGACTCACCACTTCTTTCGCCCTGCTCCCCGAATGCATTGCCTTCGCGTTGGTGGCCCACCTCAATCCGCTGATGGGGCTTTACGGCGCGTTCATCATTTGTACCCTGACCGCGCTTTTCGGCGGACGGCCGGGGATGGTGTCCGGTGCGGCGGGTTCGATGGCGGTGGTGATCGTCGCGCTGGTGGTGCAACACGGCGTGCAGTATCTGCTCGCGACCGTGTTGCTCGGTGGCCTGATCATGCTGGCGTTCGGGCTGCTGAGGCTTGGCAAACTGGTGCGCATGGTGCCGCACCCGGTGATGCTTGGGTTCGTCAACGGCCTGGCGATCATCATTGCGCTGGCGCAACTCGAACACTTCAAGGATGGCGAAACCTGGCTCAGTGGCACGCCGTTGTACCTGATGACCGGGTTGGTGGTGTTGACGATGGCGATCGTTTACCTGCTGCCGCGCCTGACGCGTGCCGTGCCGCCGGCGCTGGTGGCGATCCTGAGTGTCGGGCTGGCGGTGTATCTGCTGGGCCTGCCGACGCGCACTTTGGGCGACATGGCGCACATCGCCGGCGGCTTGCCGACGTTCGCGCTGCCAGACATTCCCTGGAGCCTGGACACCCTGCGCATCATCGCCCCCTACGCGATCTTGATGGCGCTGGTCGGCCTGCTGGAAACCCTGCTGACCCTGAACCTCACCGATGAGATCACCGAAAGCCGTGGCTTCCCTGATCGCGAGTGCGTGGCGTTGGGCGCGGCCAATATGGTTTCGGGGGTTTTTGGCGGCATGGGTGGCTGCGCGATGATCGGTCAGACCGTCATCAACCTCAGTTCCGGTGGTCGTGGCCGGCTGTCCGGGGTGGTGGCCGGGGTGCTGATTCTGCTGTTCATTCTGTTTCTGTCGCCGCTGATCGAGCGCATCCCGTTGGCCGCGCTGGTCGGCGTGATGTTTGTGGTGTCGCAGCAAACGTTCGCCTGGGCGTCGTTGCGGGTGGTGAACAAGGTGCCGCTGAACGATGTGTTGGTGATTGTGGCGGTCACAGTCATCACCGTGTTCACCGACCTGGCCACTGCCGTGTTGTGCGGGATCATCATCGCGGCGCTCAATTTTGCCTGGCAGCAGGCGCGCGAGCTGTATGCCGATGCTCATCTCGAAGCTGACGGAAGCAAGCACTATCACCTGCATGGCACGTTGTTCTTTGCCTCGACTACGCCGTTTCTCAATCAGTTCGACCCCGCCAACGATCCGCCAGTGGTGACCATCGACTGCCGCCACCTGAGTTTTGTCGACTATTCGGCCATCGCCGCTCTGAAGACTTTGCGTGAACGCTACGCCAAGGCCGGCAAGCATCTGCGGGTGCTGCATTTGTCCGAGCGCTGCAAGAAGCTGCTCAAACGTGCCCGCGTGAATCACGACTGA
- a CDS encoding NAD-dependent epimerase/dehydratase family protein → MNVFVTGAAGFIGGSIATGLVRAGHKVTGLVRNADQATELSAIGIIPVIGTLDDSALLAEQARAADAVINAASSDHRGAVEALLNALRGSHKVFLHTSGSSIVGDASGGKASDVIYFEDNLPEPTVDKAARVAIDNLILAAAKDGVNSAVICNTLIYGHSLGVNRDSVQLPRLLKQARKSGVVRHVGTGQNIWSNVHIEDVVSLYLLALTKNVPGTFYFVESGEASFIDMTTAMAEALKLGKAQDWPLKDAEAEWGYEMANYGLGSNSRVRGKHARELLGWVPKRTSVVEWIRDEMV, encoded by the coding sequence ATGAACGTATTCGTTACCGGCGCTGCTGGTTTCATCGGCGGCTCCATTGCCACCGGTCTTGTCCGGGCGGGCCATAAAGTCACCGGCCTGGTTCGCAACGCCGACCAAGCCACTGAACTGAGCGCAATCGGTATCATCCCGGTGATCGGCACTCTTGACGACAGCGCACTATTGGCTGAACAGGCCCGCGCCGCCGATGCCGTGATCAACGCTGCCAGCAGCGACCATCGTGGCGCGGTGGAAGCCTTGCTCAATGCGTTGCGCGGCTCCCACAAAGTGTTCCTGCACACCAGCGGTTCGAGCATCGTCGGCGATGCCTCCGGCGGTAAAGCCAGTGACGTCATCTACTTCGAAGACAACCTGCCGGAACCGACCGTCGACAAGGCTGCCCGCGTGGCCATCGACAACCTGATCCTCGCCGCGGCGAAAGACGGCGTGAACTCGGCCGTGATCTGCAACACCCTGATTTACGGCCACAGCCTGGGCGTCAATCGCGACAGCGTGCAATTGCCGCGCTTGCTCAAACAGGCGCGTAAAAGCGGTGTGGTCCGACATGTCGGTACGGGTCAGAACATCTGGTCCAACGTACACATCGAAGACGTGGTGTCCCTGTATCTGCTGGCACTGACCAAAAACGTCCCGGGGACGTTCTACTTCGTCGAAAGCGGTGAAGCGTCCTTCATCGACATGACCACGGCCATGGCTGAAGCGCTGAAACTGGGCAAGGCGCAAGACTGGCCGTTGAAAGACGCCGAAGCCGAATGGGGTTATGAAATGGCCAACTATGGCCTGGGCTCCAACAGCCGGGTGCGCGGCAAGCATGCGCGTGAATTGCTGGGCTGGGTGCCGAAGCGGACGTCGGTGGTTGAATGGATTCGGGACGAGATGGTTTGA
- a CDS encoding LysR family transcriptional regulator, giving the protein MKARSDELQIFVCVIECGSISAAAEQVGQTPSAVSRTLSRLEAKLDTTLINRTTRRMDLTEEGKYFFEHAKLILDQMDELEERLTSRQQTPSGRLRINAASPFMLHAIVPYIDEFRRLYPDIQLELNSNDLIIDLLEQSTDIAIRIGALADSTLHARSLGCSPLHILASPAYLEQHGTPTAVADLAGHALLGFTQNEGLNQWPLRYVHGDRWPIQASISASSGETIRHLALEGQGIACLSHFMTIDDIRAGRLQVLLADFNSGYRQPINAVYYRNSQLALRIQCFLDFIQGKLAAYANANFTG; this is encoded by the coding sequence GTGAAAGCCAGATCCGATGAGTTGCAGATTTTCGTCTGCGTGATTGAGTGCGGGTCGATTTCCGCGGCGGCCGAACAGGTTGGGCAGACGCCTTCGGCGGTCAGCCGTACGCTGTCGCGGCTGGAGGCCAAGCTCGATACCACGCTGATCAACCGCACCACGCGGCGCATGGACCTGACGGAGGAGGGCAAGTATTTCTTCGAGCACGCCAAGCTGATTCTCGATCAGATGGACGAGCTCGAAGAACGCCTGACCTCACGCCAGCAAACCCCGTCCGGGCGTCTGCGGATCAACGCCGCCTCGCCGTTCATGCTGCACGCCATCGTGCCGTACATCGACGAGTTCCGCCGCCTCTACCCCGACATTCAGCTCGAACTCAACAGCAACGACCTGATCATCGACTTGCTCGAACAAAGCACCGATATCGCCATCCGCATCGGCGCACTGGCCGATTCAACCCTGCACGCACGCTCACTGGGTTGCAGCCCGCTGCACATCCTCGCCAGCCCGGCGTACCTTGAGCAACACGGCACGCCAACGGCGGTTGCAGACCTGGCCGGGCATGCGTTGCTGGGCTTTACCCAGAACGAGGGCCTCAACCAGTGGCCGCTACGGTATGTGCACGGTGATCGCTGGCCGATTCAGGCATCGATCAGCGCCTCCAGCGGCGAGACGATCCGGCACCTGGCGCTGGAAGGCCAGGGCATTGCCTGTCTGTCGCACTTCATGACGATCGACGACATTCGTGCCGGTCGGTTGCAGGTGCTGCTGGCGGATTTCAACAGCGGCTATCGCCAACCGATCAACGCGGTGTACTACCGCAACTCGCAACTGGCCCTGCGCATTCAATGCTTCCTGGACTTCATTCAGGGCAAGTTGGCGGCTTATGCGAATGCGAACTTCACAGGCTGA
- a CDS encoding NAD(P)H-dependent oxidoreductase, which yields MKKVLLLNGGKKFAHSDGRYNTTLHEAALSVLDRGGIDVKATFIDEGYDVAEEVAKYLWADVIIYQMPGWWMGAPWTVKKYIDEVFTEGHGSLYASDGRTRSDASQKYGSGGLVHGKQYMLSLTWNAPQQAFDDPTDFFEGKGVDAVYFPFHKANEFLGMSGLPTFLAVDVMKRPNIEADVARYEQHLTEVFGLKA from the coding sequence ATGAAAAAAGTTCTGTTGCTCAATGGCGGCAAAAAGTTCGCCCACTCCGATGGCCGCTACAACACCACTCTGCATGAAGCCGCGTTGAGCGTGCTGGATCGCGGCGGCATCGATGTAAAAGCCACCTTCATCGACGAGGGCTACGACGTTGCTGAAGAAGTCGCCAAATATCTCTGGGCCGACGTGATCATTTATCAAATGCCCGGTTGGTGGATGGGCGCACCGTGGACGGTGAAGAAGTACATCGACGAAGTCTTCACTGAAGGCCATGGCAGCCTCTACGCCAGCGACGGCCGCACCCGTTCCGACGCCTCGCAAAAATACGGCAGCGGCGGTTTGGTGCACGGCAAGCAATACATGTTGTCGCTGACCTGGAACGCACCGCAGCAAGCCTTTGACGACCCGACCGACTTCTTCGAAGGCAAAGGTGTGGACGCGGTGTACTTCCCGTTTCACAAGGCCAACGAATTTCTCGGCATGAGCGGTTTGCCGACGTTCCTGGCGGTCGATGTGATGAAGCGTCCGAATATCGAGGCTGATGTGGCGCGTTATGAACAGCACCTGACCGAGGTGTTCGGCCTCAAGGCGTGA
- a CDS encoding putative quinol monooxygenase: protein MSELQGFILHAKTRPEKSDAFEAFFSGHVEASRAEPGCIEYHMLRDKQDPTLFIFYEIWQSQAHLDVHSNLPHMQQFRDMRMEYLERDFDIRAIEMLSPSSATR from the coding sequence ATGAGTGAACTGCAAGGCTTCATCCTGCACGCCAAGACCCGCCCGGAAAAATCCGACGCCTTCGAAGCGTTTTTCAGCGGCCATGTAGAAGCGAGTCGCGCCGAGCCCGGCTGCATCGAGTACCACATGCTGCGCGACAAACAGGACCCGACCCTGTTTATCTTCTACGAGATCTGGCAGTCCCAGGCGCACCTCGACGTGCACTCGAACCTGCCGCACATGCAGCAGTTCCGCGACATGCGCATGGAATACCTGGAACGGGATTTTGATATCCGCGCCATCGAGATGCTTAGCCCTTCCTCCGCTACCCGTTGA
- a CDS encoding sulfite exporter TauE/SafE family protein has protein sequence MNTLSAFYQNLGLTLSLLVIATFLLAGMIKGVIGLGLPTIAMGLLGLAMAPSQAAALLIIPATLTNVWQLAFGGHLLGLIKRLWPMLLAIFIGTGAGTVWIGMAGGQWVVRALGGALMLYALSGLFLPALRVGGQSERWLGPLCGVVTGVITSATGVFVIPAVPYLQALGLSKDELVQALGLSFTVSTLALAAGLLWRGALGGGELSASLLALIPAVLGMLLGQWLRQRISAVLFKRVFFIGLGVLGGHLLING, from the coding sequence ATGAATACTCTCTCTGCGTTCTATCAAAACCTCGGTCTGACCCTTTCCTTGCTGGTGATCGCCACATTCCTGCTGGCCGGGATGATCAAAGGCGTGATCGGCCTCGGATTACCCACCATCGCCATGGGCCTGCTCGGTCTGGCTATGGCCCCGTCACAGGCTGCCGCGCTGCTGATCATCCCGGCAACCCTCACCAATGTCTGGCAACTGGCATTCGGTGGGCATTTGCTCGGTTTGATCAAACGGTTGTGGCCGATGCTCCTGGCGATCTTCATCGGCACCGGGGCCGGCACGGTGTGGATCGGCATGGCCGGAGGTCAGTGGGTGGTGCGGGCGTTGGGCGGGGCGCTGATGCTCTATGCACTGAGCGGTCTATTCCTGCCGGCCTTGCGCGTGGGGGGGCAGAGCGAACGCTGGCTTGGTCCGCTGTGTGGAGTTGTGACGGGCGTCATCACCTCGGCCACCGGCGTCTTCGTGATTCCGGCGGTGCCGTATCTGCAAGCACTGGGTTTGAGCAAGGATGAACTGGTGCAGGCCCTGGGCCTGTCGTTCACCGTCTCGACCCTCGCCCTGGCCGCCGGCCTGTTATGGCGCGGCGCCCTTGGCGGTGGTGAACTGAGTGCGTCGTTGCTGGCGTTGATTCCTGCAGTGCTCGGCATGTTGCTCGGCCAATGGCTGCGTCAGCGGATCAGCGCCGTGCTGTTCAAGCGCGTGTTCTTCATCGGCCTCGGTGTGCTCGGCGGCCATTTGCTAATCAACGGGTAG
- a CDS encoding LysR family transcriptional regulator produces MHFDLTDLRLYLNILDTGNITAGAARSHLSLAAASARIRAMESSLGIDFLERGRRGVTPTPAGNALAKHARALLQQAERLQQDLAEYAKGVKGQVRLLCNTTAITEYLPELLADFLREHPNLDIDLQELPSARITHALRQGAADLGIVSDAVDTDDLHTRPFRDDPLVLILPPDHPLADQPSLTFADTLNHDYVALGTSSALAIHVEEQALHIGQRMPIRIRADGFDGVIRMVARGAGLAIVPRVAIERWPQVQGVTTRALPEDWANRTLKICARDVDSLPGYARALLEALTPGTP; encoded by the coding sequence ATGCACTTCGACCTGACCGACCTGCGCCTCTACCTGAACATCCTCGACACTGGCAACATCACCGCCGGTGCCGCCCGCAGCCACTTATCCCTGGCAGCGGCCAGCGCCCGAATCCGGGCCATGGAATCCTCCCTCGGCATCGACTTCCTGGAGCGTGGCCGGCGCGGTGTCACACCCACCCCGGCCGGCAACGCCCTGGCGAAACACGCCCGTGCCCTGCTGCAACAAGCCGAGCGCCTGCAACAGGATCTGGCCGAATACGCCAAGGGCGTCAAAGGTCAGGTGCGATTGCTGTGCAACACCACCGCGATCACCGAATACCTGCCGGAGTTGCTCGCCGACTTTCTGCGCGAGCATCCGAACCTCGACATCGATCTTCAAGAGTTGCCCAGTGCCCGCATCACCCATGCGCTGCGCCAGGGGGCGGCTGACCTCGGCATCGTGTCCGACGCGGTGGACACCGATGACCTGCACACCCGGCCGTTTCGCGATGACCCGCTGGTGTTGATTCTGCCTCCGGATCATCCCTTGGCCGACCAGCCATCATTGACCTTCGCCGACACCTTGAACCACGACTATGTGGCCCTGGGCACCAGCAGTGCCTTGGCCATCCACGTGGAAGAACAGGCCCTGCACATTGGCCAGCGCATGCCGATCCGCATTCGTGCCGACGGCTTCGACGGGGTCATTCGCATGGTTGCGCGCGGCGCAGGACTGGCCATCGTGCCGCGGGTGGCCATCGAGCGCTGGCCACAGGTACAAGGGGTCACGACCCGCGCTCTTCCCGAAGACTGGGCCAACCGCACCCTGAAAATCTGTGCCCGTGATGTCGACAGCCTGCCCGGTTACGCCCGGGCCTTGCTGGAGGCGCTGACGCCGGGAACGCCTTGA